The following nucleotide sequence is from Ferruginibacter lapsinanis.
GTAAACAGTTAGCCTTGTACGTTACTATGTATAGTCCTTTGCAAATGGCTGCAGATCTGCCAGAGAATTATGAAACACATAAAGATGCATTTAAATTTATTAGTGATGTACCGGTAGATTGGGATGACACTAAAGTTATTGCCGCAGAACCAGGTGACTATATAGCTATTGCTCGTAAAGGAAAAGGAACTAATAACTGGTTCATCGGTGCAATAACTGATGAAAATAACAGAGATATAAAAGTGGATCTGTCATTTCTGGATAAAAATAAAAAATATGCAGCGATTATTTATGCAGATGCGCCAGGAACAGATTGGCAGCATGATCAGGAGAAATACAGTATCAATAAAATGATACTTACCGTTAAATCAACATTGACCTTACATCTTGCAAAAGGAGGAGGGGCCGCCGTTTCAATTATTCAACTTTAAATACTCATTAAATTTTATCACAAAACAAAAACTTGAATTTTTTAATTATTAAACTAAACTTAAAGAACAATGAAAAAGATTAAAAATGCAATGCTTGTGTTAGCAGGCGGATTATTAGTAACAATGCTGGTTACTACTACTTCTTGTAAGAAGGATAGTGGAGGAGGAACAACAACAACACCGGCTCCCGCTATTACAGCGCTTACTCCAAACCACGGACTTGTTGGTGCAACTATAGTTATTACCGGTACCAATCTAACAAGCGGTACAGTTAAATTTGGTAGTGTTACTGCAACAGCAAGCTCTGTAACAGCAACTTCTATTACATGTACTGTTCCTACAGGAGCAGCTACTGGTACAGTTACTGTAACAACAGCTGGAGGAACAAGTAATACACTTGCTTTTACACTTGATGTTGTTGCAGCGCCATCTTCGAATGATGTAGCAAAAACAAATCTTGTGGCACATTGGACATTTGACGATACTAAAAAAGAAGATAGCTCAGGAGTTGTTCCAACAACTACAAATGGAACTACTGCTTATGTAACTGGGAAAATCGGTAAAGCATTATCATTTACCAATGCGTACATGATCTATCCAACAATTGATACGTTGAACAAACAAACCACTTTGGCTAATGGATTTACATTAAGTATGTGGGTGCAATTACCAAGTAACACAACTAACTATACTCCATTATGGCAGTTGAATGGTAATATCGGAGATATCTTCGGTCTTGTTGGTTTGGCTTTCCGCAAAAATGCAGATGTGTTTGATTTCGATGGAGCTTTAACTCATGTAAATGGTACAGGTACGCATTCAACTGGTTTTGGCGCACATCTTGAAGGTGGGTCATTCTCATTTGCAAGTGCTACATGGGCATTGATCACTATGACTTATGATGATGCAACAAGAAAAATTACTTACTATGGTAACGGAGCTAAAATTGGCGAAAAAGCAGTTGATGTATCTGTAATTCCTACAGCTGAAAAATTTGAATTGGTTACAACAGCTTCAAATCCGGGTGTATCTATCAGTCAGGTTAGTTTTGGTGCTTTAAACACCAATCCTCCTTTCAGTGTTGGTTCTGCTCCTGCAAGTTGGCAGAATTCAAGTTTACCAACAGGATCTGTTGTTGATGATGTAAGACTATTCAACAAAGCGTTAAGTCTATCAGAAATCGGAGACTTATATACCAGAGGTAATGCTGGTCACTAATATACGTGTTTAGTTAAAATGATATAAAGAGAATGAGAGCCGCTGCCAGAAGAAAGCGGGGGCTCTCATTTTTAAAAGATCCAACAATCCATACTAAACCAGCCCAATGAAAATCTTTATTAATTCTATCAAAATATAGATGTATGATTTGCAATAATCGGATGGCTCAACGAAAATTTATCCTGTTACTGTTTTTTATCTGTTCAAGCTTTTTGTCGGTGCTTGCTCAGGATAATCTACGTAACCTAAAGGAATTTCAATTGCCGTTGACCAATAAAAAATTGGTGATAGCTCATTGTATGACACATATCATAAGCTATAAAGGTCATCCTTTTGAAGATGGTTGTAATCCGGAATATTATCCGATAGAAAACAATTTGTCTGCACCTATTGGAGGTCTTACACAAGTAAATGTGATGGTAGATAAGTATATGAAAGATTCATCACTTGATGCAGCGGTAGAGTTTGAAATGATGGCAGCTAAAAGATGTGGCATAGATGGGTTTCAATTTTATTATACATTGGGAGATAAATTTAAAGATGAAGTTATTGAGGCGTATTTCAGAGTAGCGGATAAAAAAAATATTGATTTTAAATTCACATTTTGTTTTTCTCATCCGCAGGTAGAGGGAAAAGATGAGAATATGAAATTGGTAGAATTTGCCAGCAGGGTAAATGCTATTATGGCTAATGTGGGTAAAACCAATCCACATTGGTTAAGAACACCCGATGGCAGATTGATCGTTTATTTGTGGTATGGAGAGCAATTGGCAGATATTCCCTGGGAAAATATGGAGGGACACTCTCCTGAATTTTTTGCAGCCAGAGCCTACCAGAAATTAGCAAATGCTGTAGGAGAACGTTTTGCCTGCATGTATTCTGTCAATGAAAAAGTAACAAATTCTCAGATACATAAATTATTAGATTATTTCCCATCTGTTTGGATGTGGACTCAAGCATATACCTTTAGTGGTCTTGATAGTAAGATTGCTTCTATTAGTAAAAAAAGAGGCAGACAATATACTGTATCAGCCTTCCCCGATTTTTATACATCAAAAGTATTGAAGCCAGGAACATGGGATATGTTGCACACTGCTGCTGAAGCTGTAGCGGCAGGGAAGAAAGGAATTGAACGCAAATATATGTACACCGGACTTTCTCAAACTTTCAGAGATCAATTAAGTTTTGCTGTAAAAGATAATGATGCAATGATCAATTTAATTACATGGAATGATTACCCTGAAGGACATCATTTTGCTCCCGAAGTAAATCATAATTATGGCTTCTCTGTTTTATTGAATTATTATAAGAGTATATGGAAAGGAGAAGAGTCTCCTTATAAAGACAGAGATGTGGCAATAGCATTTTTTAAAAAATATAAAAAGGATGTAACTCCTTCTCCATATAATATCGGTATTGATAATTTGGGTAAAACCACTACCGCAAATATTGAAGATTCTATTGAAGTTGTTACTATTTTACCGGAACCAGGGCAATTAGTTGTAAATGGAGAAACGGTGAATGTCCCTGCAGGACTTACTTCTACACGATTTAAATCTCAGCCGGGTGCAGTAAAAGTTTCAGTGATGAGAAATGGTGTAGTGACAAAAGAATTTACAACTCCTGAATGGATAACAGATAAACCATTACGTACAGATAGAATTACATATTCGTTTGATACAGAGTTTAATAATTTCAATAAAGACATTTTTGGAGATAAACCTCCATTATATTCTACACAATATAATGAGGATATACATCCTAAATCGGCACAACGATAATTCCAGTTACGTTTAATAATTACCTATGTTGAATTTTGATGCAGTGATTTTTGATATGGATGGTGTCATTACTAAAACGGCACAAGTTCATTCTCTTGCGTGGAAAAGAATGTTTGATGAATATTTGTATTTCAGGCTAAAACAATACAATGAACCTTTCCATGAATTTACTCATGCCAATGATTATCTGCCTTATGTTGATGGTCGTCCGAGATATAAAGGAGTAGAAACGTTTTTACGATCAAGAGGAATAGATATTCCATTTGGTGATCCTAAAGATGAGTCGAAAAAAGAAACAGTCTGTGGTTTAGGAAACAGAAAAAATGAATTTTTTAATAAAGTACTTGAAGAAGATGGAGTAGAGGTGTATGAATCAACTATCATCTTGATCAAAGACTTATTAAAAACAAGCATTAAAGTAGGAGTTGCAACATCCAGTAAAAACTGTGTGGTGATACTGGAAAAAGCAAGTATCACAGATCTGTTTGAAACACGTGTTGATGGAGTGGTTTCTGCAGAACTTGGATTGCATGGTAAACCAGAGCCGGACATATTCACTACAGCTTGCGATAATCTGGGTGTTACATATGATCGTTCAATTATTGTTGAAGATGCGGTTTCTGGAGTTCAGGCAGGTGCTAAAGGTAAATTCGGTCTAGTGATAGGGGTTGCAAGAGAGGATAATGCAATTGAGCTAATGATCAATGGTGCAGATGTAGTGGTGGAAGATTTGTCTGAATTAAGTATTGATGAAATAAATAAATTAATTTTTTCAAAACAAGAAACGAGATAGTTGTATAAAACAAACATCTTAATGCTGATAAAAAACACCTACCATGCAAATAAAACCTAAGTTAAGTTTTTGGCAGTTATGGAACATGAGTTTCGGCTACATCGGTATTCAATTTGGTTTTGCTTTACAGAACAGTAACCTGAGCCGTATTTTTGAAACCCTCGGTGCTAAACAAGATGCTATTCCTGCTTTATGGATCGCAGCACCTCTTTCGGGATTAATTGTTCAACCAATAATCGGATACTTAAGTGATAGAACATGGAATCGACTCGGTCGTCGTAAACCTTATTTTCTTACAGGAGCTATATTGGCCTCGTTGGCTTTATTAATTCTTCCAAATTCACCGGCGTTATGGGTGGCAGCGGGTATGCTGTGGATGTTGGATGCTTCTATCAATATAACGATGGAACCGATGAGAGCATTTGTTGGAGATATGTTGCCTGATGAACAAAGAACACAGGGGTTTGCCATGCAAACTTTTTTTATCGGCGCTGCTTCTATTGTTGGTTCTTTATTACCTTATTTGATCACTAATCTGATTGGCGTATCAAATACTGCAGATCCGGGTATAATACCGCCATCAGTAAGATTTGCTTTTTACACGGGAGGCATAATATATATAAGTGCAGTTCTATGGACGATCTTTAGTACAAAAGAATATTCGCCTGAACAACTGGACGCATTTAATGCACATGAAACAGATGATGCGGCTAAGGAAGGAGACGAACTGGTAATGGATACAAAAAAGTATAACACTACAGGTTCAATTTATCTCATCATTGGTATTGTCACTACATTTATTGTAAATCATTATGATTGGGATAAAGCACTCTATATTCTTTCCATTGCGGTTGGTGCGTATGGTCTGTTGCAACTGATAACAGCTCAACTTTTTGTTGCAGGAAAAAGAACCGGGCTTGTCGAAATAATATATGACATGAATAATATGCCGAAAGCTATGCGACAACTTGCGGTGGTAACGGTGTTTACCTGGTTCGCTATGTTTTCTTGGTTCATTTATTGTACGCCGGCAATTACGAGTTTTCATTACGGTAACAGTGATCCTACCTCTAAAATTTATAACGATGGAGCGGATTGGGTAGGCGTGTTAAACTCTGTTTACAATGGTATTGCAGCGCTGGTGGCATTTTTGTTACCTATACTGGCTAAAAAAATCACCAGGGTAAAAACGCATGTGCTTTGTTTGTTTGTTGGCGGCGCAGGATTAATATCTATGTATTTTTTTAAAGATCCTAAATTCCTGATAATATCTATGGTGGGGCTAGGTATTGCCTGGTCTGGCTTGCTTACTTTTCCATATGCAATTCTTAGTAGTATAGTGCCGCATAGAAAGATGGGAGTGTATATGGGGATGTTCAATTATTTTGTTGTTATACCACAAATATTAGCTGCTGCTATTCTTGGTTTGTTGGTAAGAACCGTATTTCATGATCATGCCATCTATGCAATTGTGTTGGGAGGTGTAGCAATGATTGTGGCAGGTGTGTTGATGTATTTTGTAAAAGATAAAAAAGATCTATAGTCAGATATGAATACCCTTTGGAAAGTAAGTGCAGATAGTTTTGTAAATGAAAAGGAAAGTATTATGCGGATGGGCAATGTTTATCAGATTGCCAACGGATACATGGGCTATCGGGGAACCCTAGACGAATTCGGCCCGGATGAATTGGTGGGTATTACTATTGCCGGCATTTTTGACAGAGTAGGTGATTCATGGCGTGAGCCGGTAAATGCTCCGAACGGTGGGTATACTAAATTAACGGTAGATAACAACGATGTCTCTGCGCTAACAACTTCAGTAAAATCTCATACACAAAACCTTCAGTTAGAGAACGCTCTTTTTAATAGAGAAACTACTTACGAGGTTGCAGGGAAAACGATTGTGGTTAATTCCTCCAGATTCTTAAGTGCCGATACACCTAACCTTGGTGTAATCAAATATAGTCTTACAACAGATAAAGCTGCTAAGGTGATGATCAACACAGGTATTGATTGCAATATCTGGGATCTGAATGGCAAGCATTTGGTAAACCTGCGACTTGAAAATAGGGACAATGTATTATTGGTGCATGCAGAAACAAATGAATTAGGAAAGAGAGTGGCTGTTGCAGAAATGATTGATATTGATTTTGGTAAATGCAAACATGAAATTGCGGACAACAAAAATCTGCATACAATTGAATTAGAAACTGAAGCAGGCACAACATATACCTTTTATAAATATTTTGCTGTATTTACAGAGAATGATACTGTTGCGTCAGTAAATGATGCGGCAATAAAAAACGTGACTGAAGCAAAACTTGCTGGCTATGAAAAATGCTTGAACGATCACAATGCCCAGTGGACTAAGAAATGGCAATACTGTGATGTAGAAATTGATGGCGATGATGAAGCACAACAAGCATTACGGTATAGTATTTTTCAATTACTGATTGTAGCACCGGTAAATGGTAGTGCAAACTCTATTCCTGCAAGAGCCTTATCCGGACAGGTTTATAAAGGAGCAATTTTTTGGGATACAGAAATGTTCATGTTTCCTTTCTTCCTTTATACATATCCTGAAAAGGCAGTGGAGTTAATGCGTTACAGAATTAAAACACTGGATGGCGCAAGAAGAAAAGCAAAAACTGAAGGAGTAGGTTTTGAAGGAGCATTCTATGCCTGGGAAAGTCAGGATGATGGAGATGATGCCTGCACTTATTTTAATATAGGAGATCCAAATACTGGAAGAGACCTGCGTACACACTTCAGAGATAAACAAGTACATATCAGTGGAGATGTAGCAATAGCTATGTGGGAATATTTCAAATTAACTGAAGATGACACCCTTTTATTAGAGGGTGGAGCCGAAGTTATTTTAGAATGTGCTCGTTTTTATTTCTCGTATGCATATTATAACACCAACAAGAATCGATACGAAATTTTGGATGTAATCGGCCCGGATGAATATCATGAACGTGTTAATAATAATGCATTTACTAATATGGTAGCAAAAGCTACGTTTGAAATTGCAAATAAAACAGTGAATTATTTAAAACATAAACATCCTGATGCTTTTAAAACACTGATACAAAAAATTAATATTTCCGGAGAATTGCATCGCTTTGTTGAAGCAGAAAAATTGATCTACATCCCGGAGCCAAATAACGAAGGTGTTATTGAGCAATTTGATGCATACTTTAAGTTAAAGGATACCAGTATCAAAGAATTAAAAGCAACAATGATTCATCCCAATGAATACCTGGGGGCAGGACAGGGGTTGGCAGTGCCTACAAAAGTGATCAAGCAGGCGGATGTGGTAATGATGTTAAACATGTTCAAGACTCGTTATTCTAAAGAAATTAAAAAAGTTAATTGGCAATATTATGAGCCTCGTACAGAACATGGATCTAGTTTGAGTGCCTGTGCATACGCCATGGTGGCCACTGAATTTGGTGATCTTGATTTTGCGTACGAATACTTTTTGAAAACGGCCAAGATCGATATTGAAGCAAAATATAAAGTTTATGTCGGAACCATTTTTATGGGAGGATCACATCCGGCAGCCAACGGAGGAGCCTGGATGACAGCAGTATTTGGTTTCGGAGGAGTGAGCGCCGACGAAAATCAGGTAACGATCAATCCAAGATTGTATACAAAATGGAATAAACTGCAATTTAATTTGGTATATAAAGGGGATAGATTTACTGTGAAAATTACAAGAGGGGCGGTTGAGATACTACCATTAACAATGAATAAAAATTCACATACATTTATTGTATCGGGACAATCAGTTGTTTGTGCTCCCGGGAACGTAGTATTTATAAAATAATTAGTATGTTTTTTACTGTTAAAAGACCTATCATAAAATTATATATTTTTTAATTTAATGTTTTTGTAACTATTTGTTTATTAGTTGTTTAGATTTTATTTCTTGTTAATTCAGCCTATATTTTTCTATATCTAACTAATATAAGTTGTAAGCAGTCTCAATCCTACATTAAATTAGCTATACAATAACGATGCTCTGCAGCCATATGCCCGATGCTTTATAATACATTCCATAATAGCGTTTTGCAACTATATAACTGCTGATATTTTATTTTAAGCCTTTTTAGTACAATATCCATAAGACCATTTTAAACGTTTGCCAAGCACCTAGATAAATGCTTATCAAATAATTGTTTATGTTAAAAGCAATAAATAAATGCCATTTTTTATGAAAGGAACTACATTTCCCAAAACGTCTCTTTTTTCTTCAACGACAAAACGCATCACTAAAAAATTTTTATTGACATTTCTTGGATTTGCGGCAACATGCTTGAGTCAGGCTGCAACGATATTTTCAAATAATGTTACTGGAAACTGGAGTTCACCGGCAAGTTGGAGCACAAATACTGTACCCGGAGTTGGGGATATTGCCATTATTGGACAGGGTACTATCACTGTTGATATTGTTACAACAGCCGGAGCTGTTCAAATTAGCGGCGGTACGCTTAAACTCAATGCCGCTTTAACAGTAACAAATGGTTGGGAATATAATTCCGGAACCTTTACGCCTAATACACAGACGGTTATTTTTGGTACGGGCGGAAGTATTGGAGGTACTCTGGCTACAACATTTTACAATCTAACTATTAATACTACCAACAACAGTGATATTGTTCCTTTGAACAAATCAGGAATTGTGATAGCTAATAATGGAACGCTGGCTATTACAAAAGGGATATTTAAAGTTGGTGCCGGTAATGTGATCAACATGGGGACTAATGGAAGTACAAACATTACAGTAGCCGGAGGAACAACTGGTAATTTTGCGAATGCAGCTGACGGTAGCGGACTAAATACTGATGCCGACGGTGGTACCATCAATCAGGTACCTACAAGTGGAAGCTCCATTGCAATAACAGGTGCGGCTGTTTTATATAATGTTTGGTGTGGCGGCGGAGCTAATGGTAATTTTAAATTGGATTTTAAAAGTACAGGGGCACGTATAAACGGAACCTTGACCATAGGTTCAAATGGAGGAAATCAGTTTCAATGTATAACTAACTCTCCGGCATGGGGACCCAATTCTTTGTTATATATTAATAATAACGGTCAACAGTATTCGCCGGGAGGTGGCACTCATTTAGAGTGGGTAGGAATGGCTTCGGGTACGATCGGTACAACTCCTGGATATCCAAACAATGTTACCTTAATGAATTGTGGTACTTCCGCTTCCAATTATAATGGCAATCAATATGGTGTTAAATTATCCGGTTCCTGGAGTATGGAAGGAATTTTCAGAGTGGGAACACCATCTTCTTCTTGTTTAATAGATATGAATAACGGAGGTAGTGGTGTAAATAATTTTTCGTGTGGTGGTATTATCATAGATAATGGCTCAAAAGTAGCAGGCCCGGGCTTAACGGGTAGTTTTCAGGTAAAAGGAAACTGGTTAAGAACAGGAGGGACAATAGGTACTTACATTAATAATAATGGTACTGTAACTTTTAATGGTAACGGAACATCAGTGTCTCCGCAAGCAATTGGTATTGCAACAGGAACAGAAACGTCTATTGCAAACATTGTAATCAATAATGGCACATATGTAAAATTGAATAGTGCTGTTACATTACCTGCTTTGGGTATCTTGTCATTAACTTCTGGTATTTTAGAAACAAGTGCAGCGAATATACTCAATATTACAAATCCTGCTATTACTGGTATTACAGGAACTGGATCTGCTACAAATTATATTAACGGACCAATCAAATGGTCGTTGTTAACTGGAACTAACACTTATGTATATCCGATGGGAGCAGGAACAGCTTACCTGCCTATAACAATTAATTGTACAAATGCACAATCAAATAATGTTGCGACAGTGCAGGCCTTTAACACCGGATCGGGTGGCACAACAGATGGAACATTGTCTTCTCTTAGTACAACAGAATACTGGTCATTCTCAACAGTATCAAATATTACTTCAGGTACTGTAGTTTCTGTTACCAGGCCAACAGCTATTGCGCCTTTGGCTTATATCGCAAAAAGTAACAGCGCCGCTGGCATATATACTTCTATAGGTGGTACAACAGGAACATTTGGCGTTACTAATTCAAATGATATTGGGGCAACATCACCATGGTTCTTTACTTTAGGGGCACCTCCAATTGTGTCTACATTAACACCTACTTCGATAACAACAACAGGTGCAACATTGCAAGGTGCTTTTAATACACAAGGTAGTTCACATAATACAAGCTTCACATACGGAACTAATACAAGTTCGGGTTTAGGCACACCAGCTACAATACATAGTCCGATCAACAGTAATACATCAGTACTTGATTCTGCAATAATAACAGGGTTAACTGCAAATACATTATACACATTCAAAGCTACCGATGGTGTAAATAGTGGAAGTGATGTTACTTTTATTACATCACCTAATCCTCCAACGGTGGGTGTTGGTACAGCTCCTACGGCTAATGGCTTTACTGCTAATTGGACAGCGCCTTCAGTTTTGGGCACAGCTGCGTATACATATACTGTAAGAGTATCAACTGATCCGACTTTTGCAACTGGTGTTACTACACAAACAGGAATTGCATCTGGTAATACCTCATATACGTTTACAAATTTATCTACTGCTACTGTATATTATTACGAGGTAGCAACTGTCAATACAAGTGGACCATCTGTGTGGTCTGCAACCAGTAATGCAATTGCCACAAAT
It contains:
- a CDS encoding IPT/TIG domain-containing protein — its product is MKKIKNAMLVLAGGLLVTMLVTTTSCKKDSGGGTTTTPAPAITALTPNHGLVGATIVITGTNLTSGTVKFGSVTATASSVTATSITCTVPTGAATGTVTVTTAGGTSNTLAFTLDVVAAPSSNDVAKTNLVAHWTFDDTKKEDSSGVVPTTTNGTTAYVTGKIGKALSFTNAYMIYPTIDTLNKQTTLANGFTLSMWVQLPSNTTNYTPLWQLNGNIGDIFGLVGLAFRKNADVFDFDGALTHVNGTGTHSTGFGAHLEGGSFSFASATWALITMTYDDATRKITYYGNGAKIGEKAVDVSVIPTAEKFELVTTASNPGVSISQVSFGALNTNPPFSVGSAPASWQNSSLPTGSVVDDVRLFNKALSLSEIGDLYTRGNAGH
- a CDS encoding endo-1,3-alpha-glucanase family glycosylhydrolase; translation: MICNNRMAQRKFILLLFFICSSFLSVLAQDNLRNLKEFQLPLTNKKLVIAHCMTHIISYKGHPFEDGCNPEYYPIENNLSAPIGGLTQVNVMVDKYMKDSSLDAAVEFEMMAAKRCGIDGFQFYYTLGDKFKDEVIEAYFRVADKKNIDFKFTFCFSHPQVEGKDENMKLVEFASRVNAIMANVGKTNPHWLRTPDGRLIVYLWYGEQLADIPWENMEGHSPEFFAARAYQKLANAVGERFACMYSVNEKVTNSQIHKLLDYFPSVWMWTQAYTFSGLDSKIASISKKRGRQYTVSAFPDFYTSKVLKPGTWDMLHTAAEAVAAGKKGIERKYMYTGLSQTFRDQLSFAVKDNDAMINLITWNDYPEGHHFAPEVNHNYGFSVLLNYYKSIWKGEESPYKDRDVAIAFFKKYKKDVTPSPYNIGIDNLGKTTTANIEDSIEVVTILPEPGQLVVNGETVNVPAGLTSTRFKSQPGAVKVSVMRNGVVTKEFTTPEWITDKPLRTDRITYSFDTEFNNFNKDIFGDKPPLYSTQYNEDIHPKSAQR
- a CDS encoding HAD family hydrolase, translated to MLNFDAVIFDMDGVITKTAQVHSLAWKRMFDEYLYFRLKQYNEPFHEFTHANDYLPYVDGRPRYKGVETFLRSRGIDIPFGDPKDESKKETVCGLGNRKNEFFNKVLEEDGVEVYESTIILIKDLLKTSIKVGVATSSKNCVVILEKASITDLFETRVDGVVSAELGLHGKPEPDIFTTACDNLGVTYDRSIIVEDAVSGVQAGAKGKFGLVIGVAREDNAIELMINGADVVVEDLSELSIDEINKLIFSKQETR
- a CDS encoding MFS transporter, with protein sequence MQIKPKLSFWQLWNMSFGYIGIQFGFALQNSNLSRIFETLGAKQDAIPALWIAAPLSGLIVQPIIGYLSDRTWNRLGRRKPYFLTGAILASLALLILPNSPALWVAAGMLWMLDASINITMEPMRAFVGDMLPDEQRTQGFAMQTFFIGAASIVGSLLPYLITNLIGVSNTADPGIIPPSVRFAFYTGGIIYISAVLWTIFSTKEYSPEQLDAFNAHETDDAAKEGDELVMDTKKYNTTGSIYLIIGIVTTFIVNHYDWDKALYILSIAVGAYGLLQLITAQLFVAGKRTGLVEIIYDMNNMPKAMRQLAVVTVFTWFAMFSWFIYCTPAITSFHYGNSDPTSKIYNDGADWVGVLNSVYNGIAALVAFLLPILAKKITRVKTHVLCLFVGGAGLISMYFFKDPKFLIISMVGLGIAWSGLLTFPYAILSSIVPHRKMGVYMGMFNYFVVIPQILAAAILGLLVRTVFHDHAIYAIVLGGVAMIVAGVLMYFVKDKKDL
- a CDS encoding glycosyl hydrolase family 65 protein produces the protein MNTLWKVSADSFVNEKESIMRMGNVYQIANGYMGYRGTLDEFGPDELVGITIAGIFDRVGDSWREPVNAPNGGYTKLTVDNNDVSALTTSVKSHTQNLQLENALFNRETTYEVAGKTIVVNSSRFLSADTPNLGVIKYSLTTDKAAKVMINTGIDCNIWDLNGKHLVNLRLENRDNVLLVHAETNELGKRVAVAEMIDIDFGKCKHEIADNKNLHTIELETEAGTTYTFYKYFAVFTENDTVASVNDAAIKNVTEAKLAGYEKCLNDHNAQWTKKWQYCDVEIDGDDEAQQALRYSIFQLLIVAPVNGSANSIPARALSGQVYKGAIFWDTEMFMFPFFLYTYPEKAVELMRYRIKTLDGARRKAKTEGVGFEGAFYAWESQDDGDDACTYFNIGDPNTGRDLRTHFRDKQVHISGDVAIAMWEYFKLTEDDTLLLEGGAEVILECARFYFSYAYYNTNKNRYEILDVIGPDEYHERVNNNAFTNMVAKATFEIANKTVNYLKHKHPDAFKTLIQKINISGELHRFVEAEKLIYIPEPNNEGVIEQFDAYFKLKDTSIKELKATMIHPNEYLGAGQGLAVPTKVIKQADVVMMLNMFKTRYSKEIKKVNWQYYEPRTEHGSSLSACAYAMVATEFGDLDFAYEYFLKTAKIDIEAKYKVYVGTIFMGGSHPAANGGAWMTAVFGFGGVSADENQVTINPRLYTKWNKLQFNLVYKGDRFTVKITRGAVEILPLTMNKNSHTFIVSGQSVVCAPGNVVFIK